Proteins encoded together in one Bacteroidota bacterium window:
- a CDS encoding T9SS type A sorting domain-containing protein — protein MKSIIIFLMLFISPLALIAQTPAPFVLDEHTVALWHYNETGGSFVRDTSLFGNHGTAYGTTVTNGRFGNARSFNGTSDFVHVNNPSNGSLGFGANKSFTIDVWFKTTTQLGWLIRKGLSPTAGYGLVIKDGYLQGELGNREDSFFPDTLVKIRSQQLVNDGQWHLATLERDHRAGEIRLYVDGVLATSPINDPIIFPLSSDRPLTFGKWENNVQPQYFNGVIDEARISNVARSAPPVVSDTVALWHYDEFTGSLVADSGPYGNDGNAYGTTIVAGVSGNARSFSGSYNYVFVQNPVGMNFDTSQSFTVEAWFKTTQQDTGEIIRRGLAPLPGFALRILNGKVQGIIGNRDDTPFPDTLLRITSTESFNDNQWHKATLIRDRSLGRLFLYVDGLHAATPLNDPVTFPLTNARPLTMGSWENFVQPTFFRGVIDEVRIMKGALHPSNPFVPTIEVSHTSIDFGRILLGSYSTINLVVRNTGLQDTLHFGTETNNNVFEAIIPVTFPVPPGTSRIVPVTYTPIAAQTDTGTLSIHSNDPNRPVVRIALRGQAFAAGDAPVIMTIRDVPADQGKQVRIIWHPSIHDRIGDSIQVVQYGVWRRVAGSPGLWDFVATIPAVRFEQYSFVAPTLYDSTRFGGMHWSVFRVSAHSVNNVHVFFSDPDSGYSVDNISPAPPANPFAVAGVGQVNVGWDQSPEPDVMGYWVYRSAAANFIPAASNRIGTATGNAFVDLNVSGSNRWYYRVTAFDSSGNESVSSGEVSVILTGAGGGQPLPTEFALYQNFPNPFNPSTTIKYDVPEPSLVRIAVYDMLGREVAVLVDEMRLAGRHQVSWNAAHVASGMYVYRMQAGGLSVNKKLVFLK, from the coding sequence ATGAAATCAATCATCATTTTTCTCATGCTCTTCATCTCTCCATTGGCCCTCATCGCCCAAACGCCCGCGCCGTTTGTCCTTGATGAGCACACCGTGGCGTTATGGCATTACAATGAAACCGGCGGTTCTTTCGTGCGGGATACTTCGTTGTTTGGAAATCACGGAACAGCATACGGGACTACGGTTACGAACGGACGTTTCGGCAATGCGCGTTCGTTCAACGGCACGTCGGATTTTGTTCATGTGAACAATCCGTCGAACGGTTCGTTGGGATTCGGAGCCAACAAGAGCTTTACGATTGATGTCTGGTTTAAAACCACAACGCAATTGGGTTGGCTGATCCGGAAAGGGTTGTCGCCCACAGCCGGCTACGGACTCGTTATCAAGGACGGATATTTGCAGGGCGAGCTCGGCAACAGGGAGGATAGCTTCTTTCCGGATACGCTCGTCAAAATCCGAAGCCAGCAACTTGTGAACGATGGTCAATGGCATCTCGCGACTCTGGAACGTGATCATCGAGCGGGAGAAATCCGACTATATGTCGACGGAGTGCTTGCAACATCACCCATCAACGATCCGATAATATTCCCGTTATCAAGCGATCGGCCATTAACATTCGGTAAGTGGGAAAACAACGTTCAGCCGCAGTACTTCAACGGAGTGATAGACGAGGCCCGCATTTCGAATGTTGCACGCTCCGCTCCGCCGGTTGTAAGCGACACGGTTGCTCTCTGGCATTATGATGAGTTCACCGGATCTCTCGTCGCCGACTCCGGTCCGTACGGCAACGACGGCAATGCATACGGGACGACAATCGTAGCCGGCGTCAGCGGCAATGCGCGGTCGTTCAGCGGTTCATACAACTACGTGTTCGTTCAGAATCCGGTAGGAATGAACTTTGACACTTCGCAGAGCTTCACGGTAGAGGCATGGTTCAAAACTACCCAGCAGGATACGGGTGAGATCATCCGAAGAGGGTTGGCTCCGCTTCCGGGATTCGCTTTGCGCATTCTGAACGGGAAAGTTCAAGGTATCATCGGCAATCGTGATGATACTCCATTTCCCGACACGCTATTGCGCATCACCAGCACGGAGTCATTTAACGATAATCAATGGCACAAGGCAACATTGATTCGCGACCGGTCTCTCGGGAGACTCTTCCTGTATGTTGACGGGTTACATGCTGCAACTCCGTTGAATGATCCTGTGACGTTTCCGTTGACGAATGCACGGCCATTGACAATGGGTAGTTGGGAGAATTTCGTTCAGCCGACATTTTTCCGGGGCGTGATCGATGAAGTGAGGATCATGAAGGGCGCCTTGCATCCTTCCAATCCCTTCGTTCCAACGATCGAAGTATCGCACACTTCCATTGACTTCGGTCGAATACTGCTTGGTTCGTACTCAACGATCAACCTTGTTGTCCGAAATACCGGCCTGCAAGATACTTTGCATTTTGGAACAGAAACAAACAACAATGTCTTCGAGGCCATTATACCGGTCACGTTCCCGGTACCGCCCGGAACTTCGCGTATCGTTCCTGTGACCTACACTCCGATTGCAGCACAGACAGACACTGGAACGCTTTCGATTCACAGCAACGACCCGAACCGGCCGGTTGTTCGAATCGCGCTCAGAGGTCAAGCGTTTGCTGCCGGCGATGCACCCGTGATCATGACCATCCGTGACGTTCCCGCCGATCAAGGAAAACAAGTCAGGATCATTTGGCATCCGAGCATTCATGATCGCATCGGGGACTCGATACAGGTGGTGCAGTACGGAGTATGGAGAAGAGTTGCCGGGAGCCCGGGTCTTTGGGATTTTGTTGCAACGATTCCCGCGGTCAGGTTCGAACAATATTCGTTTGTTGCACCAACCTTGTATGATTCGACTCGCTTTGGAGGAATGCATTGGTCGGTATTTCGCGTATCAGCACACTCGGTGAACAATGTGCACGTCTTCTTCTCGGATCCTGACAGCGGCTATTCGGTGGATAACATCTCTCCGGCGCCGCCGGCGAATCCGTTTGCAGTTGCCGGAGTTGGGCAGGTGAATGTCGGATGGGATCAATCACCGGAACCCGATGTGATGGGCTATTGGGTGTATCGTTCGGCAGCAGCAAACTTCATTCCTGCGGCGTCAAACAGAATTGGAACTGCAACGGGCAACGCGTTTGTAGACCTGAATGTCTCCGGCAGCAATCGCTGGTACTATCGAGTCACGGCATTTGACTCTTCAGGGAATGAAAGTGTATCTTCAGGTGAGGTTTCGGTGATATTAACGGGTGCCGGCGGCGGACAACCGCTTCCGACTGAGTTTGCATTGTATCAAAATTTTCCGAATCCGTTCAATCCGTCAACGACAATCAAGTACGATGTTCCGGAGCCTTCGTTGGTAAGAATTGCGGTGTACGACATGTTGGGGAGAGAGGTTGCCGTTCTCGTTGATGAAATGCGTCTTGCAGGACGGCATCAGGTCTCATGGAACGCTGCTCATGTTGCATCAGGCATGTATGTTTACCGGATGCAGGCCGGCGGATTGTCGGTGAACAAGAAACTCGTTTTTCTCAAATAG
- a CDS encoding LamG domain-containing protein produces MKREVMFSLFFVLFFSLACNDSGTMPDLSNQNQPAGNMVLRFASPPPGITTVVATLSRAGYADRTLSMAISDSSATGSFDDVPVGRWHLRIDAKDTSGIVRYSGETDVDVYPGATSSIALQLMPTTGRIVIVVTWGTPTQDPSLLLYYPFNGNANDESGNNHHGVVNNATLVADRFGNPNRAYSFNGFSAYIDAGRDTALNPRNALTISVWIKYNGGFDYRHIVTRWDVVDGVDGRTYAVGIHPTNRLRFTISRDGTDAGAVSILDAASLSVAGSWIHVAATWDGLTMRLYKNGEQVATGFANSIARSPNTRTAISGILGRLNDPPSHMFNGAIDDVRLYSRALSQQEIQTLYSDM; encoded by the coding sequence ATGAAACGCGAAGTCATGTTCTCCCTGTTCTTTGTGTTGTTCTTTTCCTTGGCCTGCAATGACAGCGGCACGATGCCGGATCTTTCAAATCAGAATCAGCCTGCCGGTAATATGGTGCTGCGGTTTGCCAGTCCGCCTCCGGGAATTACCACTGTGGTTGCCACACTCTCCAGAGCGGGATATGCTGATCGTACGTTGAGTATGGCAATATCGGACTCCAGTGCGACCGGCAGTTTTGATGATGTTCCTGTCGGGCGTTGGCATCTTCGCATCGATGCTAAAGATACCTCGGGGATCGTTCGATACTCCGGTGAGACCGACGTAGACGTTTACCCGGGAGCAACGTCGAGCATTGCCCTACAATTGATGCCCACAACGGGGCGCATTGTTATTGTTGTCACGTGGGGCACACCAACGCAGGATCCATCCCTTTTGCTGTATTATCCGTTCAACGGCAACGCGAATGATGAGAGTGGCAACAATCATCACGGAGTTGTCAACAACGCGACCTTGGTCGCCGATCGATTTGGGAATCCGAACAGGGCCTACTCGTTCAACGGCTTCTCGGCATACATTGATGCGGGTCGCGATACAGCCCTGAATCCGCGAAATGCACTAACGATCTCTGTTTGGATCAAGTATAACGGCGGGTTCGACTATAGGCACATTGTGACGAGATGGGATGTAGTTGATGGAGTGGACGGGAGAACCTACGCCGTCGGGATTCACCCCACAAACAGGCTTCGCTTTACTATTTCTCGCGATGGCACAGATGCCGGGGCTGTTTCTATTCTTGATGCTGCATCACTTTCCGTAGCAGGCAGTTGGATCCATGTCGCTGCGACGTGGGACGGCTTGACGATGCGCCTTTACAAGAACGGAGAGCAAGTTGCAACCGGCTTTGCAAACAGCATTGCGCGCTCCCCCAACACGCGGACCGCGATCAGTGGAATTCTCGGTAGACTCAACGATCCTCCGAGCCACATGTTCAACGGAGCAATCGACGATGTTCGATTGTACAGTCGGGCTCTGTCGCAGCAGGAAATCCAGACCTTGTATTCTGATATGTAG
- a CDS encoding methyltransferase domain-containing protein, producing the protein MKSSLIELVLSAYHALIPPKIDREIKRALSLSQQNFPQSVSLPRNYGRGMTERVVELLVAQLTYRAGKRVLDVGHANIMNAHARMLKSLPSPVDITGVDIVPAGDEVRLLYTNSVVANIAKTDFQDESFDLIWCISALEHFGMDNSIYTSDFTLDKEMDKAALKEMMRIIRVGGMIYISVPFGKFEDHGWLRNYDSLHWQELLAVARNSSHINELYFTYSDESGWRPANPDELYNTGYSDHQNAGASGLAVALIQKER; encoded by the coding sequence ATGAAAAGTAGTCTGATCGAATTGGTATTGAGCGCCTATCATGCGTTAATTCCGCCGAAAATCGATCGGGAAATCAAACGAGCGCTGTCCCTTTCTCAACAGAATTTTCCGCAATCAGTTTCTCTTCCGAGGAATTATGGCAGAGGGATGACGGAGCGTGTTGTTGAATTGCTTGTCGCGCAACTGACATATCGGGCCGGAAAAAGAGTGTTGGATGTCGGTCATGCCAATATCATGAACGCCCACGCCCGTATGTTGAAATCTCTGCCGAGCCCGGTAGATATTACCGGAGTTGACATTGTTCCTGCGGGCGATGAGGTACGCCTGCTCTACACCAACTCGGTTGTTGCAAACATTGCCAAGACGGATTTTCAGGACGAGTCATTTGACCTCATATGGTGTATCTCCGCCCTCGAGCATTTCGGGATGGACAACTCCATCTACACAAGTGACTTCACCTTGGACAAGGAGATGGACAAGGCGGCGTTAAAGGAAATGATGCGCATAATTCGTGTCGGCGGAATGATTTACATAAGTGTTCCTTTCGGCAAGTTCGAGGATCATGGCTGGCTGCGCAATTATGATTCACTTCATTGGCAAGAACTGCTTGCCGTTGCCCGCAACTCATCCCACATTAACGAATTGTATTTCACGTACTCGGATGAATCCGGGTGGAGGCCCGCAAACCCTGACGAATTATACAACACCGGCTATTCCGATCATCAAAATGCAGGCGCTTCCGGACTTGCCGTTGCGTTGATTCAGAAAGAGAGATAG
- a CDS encoding glycosyltransferase family 4 protein encodes MIIAYDVSHFRQQRAGIGRLAVMQLQGLLAADRQHTYLLHGWAPDLDVEMIESLVTPNARLSIAKIPGIVKRMYWNYLRVPPIQTFLGRFDVFHGAEPLLPPIGKGKAIISFNDSAYYKFPHFYNKATARKWNYLYRRSLRRADAVTVLSGNTRADLIEMMDMPAEKVHVVRPPTDPVFTNIRSPLDENRVREKFHLTTPFILFVGTLEPRKNIPRLVKAFELFQKSISDTVSLVIVGRRGWMYEDILAAVNTSSVRDRIHLLNYVADEDLAALYRMAMMFVFPSLYEGHGYPVVEAMASGTPVITANNSSLKEIGEGAALLVDAESTAEIGNAIQLLHRNEELRRELALKGLARAKRFSVENAVDAILKVYDTLEK; translated from the coding sequence ATGATCATCGCATACGACGTCAGCCATTTTCGACAACAGCGTGCCGGCATCGGCCGTTTGGCGGTGATGCAGTTACAGGGGCTGCTTGCCGCCGATCGTCAACATACGTATCTGCTTCATGGGTGGGCTCCGGATTTGGATGTGGAGATGATCGAGTCACTCGTCACGCCCAACGCCCGCCTTTCGATTGCGAAAATTCCGGGAATCGTGAAACGCATGTATTGGAATTACCTGCGCGTGCCGCCCATTCAGACTTTCCTCGGTCGCTTTGATGTTTTTCACGGTGCCGAGCCGCTGTTGCCTCCGATTGGAAAAGGAAAGGCAATCATTTCGTTCAACGATAGCGCGTATTACAAGTTCCCCCATTTCTACAACAAAGCTACAGCAAGAAAGTGGAACTATCTCTACCGCCGCTCACTTCGGAGAGCAGACGCGGTAACAGTTCTCTCCGGGAACACCCGGGCCGATCTGATAGAAATGATGGACATGCCCGCAGAGAAGGTTCACGTCGTCCGTCCTCCAACTGATCCGGTGTTTACAAATATCCGATCCCCGCTTGATGAAAATCGGGTACGTGAGAAGTTCCATCTGACGACTCCCTTCATATTGTTTGTCGGGACACTTGAACCGCGGAAGAACATCCCGCGGTTGGTGAAAGCATTCGAGCTGTTTCAGAAGTCAATCAGTGACACCGTGTCCCTTGTTATCGTCGGCAGACGAGGATGGATGTATGAAGATATTCTCGCGGCGGTCAACACATCTTCCGTGCGGGACAGGATTCACCTGTTGAATTATGTTGCCGACGAGGATCTTGCTGCGCTGTACCGCATGGCGATGATGTTTGTCTTTCCCTCTCTTTATGAAGGGCACGGCTATCCGGTTGTGGAAGCCATGGCATCGGGCACCCCGGTAATCACGGCCAACAATTCTTCCCTCAAAGAGATCGGGGAAGGAGCTGCGTTACTTGTCGATGCGGAGAGTACCGCTGAGATCGGCAACGCTATACAACTTCTCCACCGCAACGAGGAACTGCGTCGTGAGCTTGCATTGAAGGGACTCGCTCGCGCCAAACGATTCTCGGTCGAAAACGCCGTTGATGCTATTTTGAAAGTCTATGATACGTTGGAGAAGTAA
- a CDS encoding oligosaccharide flippase family protein, which translates to MELGKHLSKGIWGLADKALPVVYGVAYVVLVIRVLPEEEFGNFVLIQEIFLIVTGLAMAFALQPLLKFAAEENADQKSILSAALLLNIVFILAFSLVIVVVADPFSELLRSPKLAPLMLYLPVMFAASFVRNFTLVLLQSRFLIKQVFWVDFIHFIGAPALIYAYSKMNLFDTALDLIMINILSLSASSLLGLWVSRSLIRLQWRPGKEELVKVWDYGKYTLGGLISYMVYTKADSFILSAFGGPVQVAVYNSVKIFTRIFDMVAQVLQMFVLPATSLLASKGETKSLKAFVEKALNFSTVGMVPVFVLFLFFAPLLVGIVYQGRYAEAVPMLQIFAVLSFIIPASAVGSNTLLGLGHARLGFYIGLALLVASVVIYMVFIPWLGPLGATIGYVLSTLVLAWMTIVQMNKFVPVTLREVGGRTRDIKAFIRTKLNV; encoded by the coding sequence GTGGAACTCGGAAAACATCTCAGCAAAGGCATTTGGGGGTTGGCAGACAAGGCGCTGCCCGTTGTGTACGGTGTGGCGTATGTTGTGCTCGTCATCCGCGTTCTGCCGGAGGAGGAGTTCGGAAACTTTGTCCTGATTCAGGAAATTTTTCTGATTGTCACCGGGCTTGCCATGGCGTTCGCATTGCAGCCGTTGCTGAAGTTCGCCGCCGAGGAGAATGCCGATCAGAAGAGCATCTTGAGTGCTGCGCTATTGTTAAATATTGTGTTCATCCTCGCGTTCTCGCTTGTCATCGTGGTTGTTGCCGATCCATTCAGTGAGTTGCTCAGATCCCCGAAGCTTGCGCCTCTGATGTTGTATCTTCCGGTGATGTTTGCCGCGTCGTTCGTGCGCAACTTCACGCTCGTCCTATTGCAGAGCCGGTTTCTCATCAAACAGGTGTTTTGGGTGGATTTTATCCATTTCATCGGCGCGCCGGCCTTGATTTACGCCTACTCAAAAATGAATCTGTTCGATACGGCCCTTGATCTGATTATGATCAACATCCTGTCGCTTTCCGCGTCGTCGTTGCTGGGGTTGTGGGTCTCCCGTTCGTTGATTCGCTTGCAGTGGCGGCCGGGGAAGGAAGAACTGGTCAAGGTGTGGGACTATGGCAAATACACGCTCGGCGGTTTGATCAGCTACATGGTGTACACCAAGGCGGATTCATTTATCCTCTCCGCGTTCGGCGGGCCGGTGCAAGTGGCGGTATATAATTCGGTCAAGATCTTCACGCGCATCTTCGACATGGTGGCGCAGGTATTGCAGATGTTTGTTCTTCCGGCAACATCCCTCCTTGCCTCGAAAGGAGAAACGAAGTCGCTCAAAGCGTTCGTGGAAAAAGCGCTGAACTTTTCCACGGTGGGCATGGTTCCTGTGTTTGTGTTGTTCCTGTTTTTCGCGCCGTTGCTTGTCGGGATCGTGTATCAGGGCCGCTATGCTGAGGCAGTACCAATGCTGCAGATTTTCGCTGTGTTGTCGTTTATTATCCCGGCGAGCGCTGTCGGTTCCAACACATTGTTGGGACTCGGCCACGCCCGCCTCGGATTCTACATCGGGTTGGCGCTTCTTGTCGCGTCGGTGGTGATTTACATGGTCTTCATTCCCTGGCTCGGTCCGCTCGGTGCGACTATTGGGTATGTGCTCTCAACTCTTGTGCTTGCATGGATGACAATTGTACAGATGAACAAATTCGTTCCCGTGACATTGAGGGAAGTGGGGGGCAGAACACGCGATATCAAGGCGTTTATCCGAACAAAGCTTAACGTCTGA